Proteins from a single region of Bdellovibrio bacteriovorus HD100:
- the htpG gene encoding molecular chaperone HtpG — MAKQVQNFNAEIKQLLDIVIHSLYSHKEIFLRELLSNASDAIDKLKFNSLTHPSLLPENWQPAIRLEPNSETKTLKIIDNGIGMTQEEVVEFIGTIARSGAKAFMQMNAEMKTKPELIGQFGVGFYSAFMVADRVTLHTQKAGSNDGTVWESMGDGTYSLDSVPRPEGTGTTITLHMKDFKEEDEVQNFTDKWVLKSLVKKYSDFIAHPIKMMGETEEETLNSQKALWLKSPSEVTKEEYKEFYQHLTHDWNEPLRTVHYRAEGTMEFNALLYVPGKKPWNYNMRDMEYGLSLYIKRVFIMADCKDLLPPYLRFVKGLVDSSDLSLNVSRELLQQDRQVTQIRKNVTNKALSTLKDLLTKERSAYEDFWTEFGATLKEGLPSDAANKEKLQDLLLFHSTSSDKMTTMDEYVARMKETQKDIYYITGDSLSQVSNSPYLEKLKEKGFEVLLLVDPVDEWVVDALSEFKGKKLQSIMREGLDLDTAEEKQQKEQEKKQAEVTLKPVLESMKKTLESDVKDVVLSDRLTNTPACLVASSADPSAHMQKLMAQMGKEYAGQQVKRIMEINPNHPVFEKMLKASPEQQTKWAEILYAQALLTEGSNLPDPVKFSQQIAELMVQAADSTKH; from the coding sequence ATGGCCAAGCAGGTTCAAAACTTTAACGCTGAAATCAAACAACTTCTGGATATCGTGATCCACTCCCTTTATTCGCACAAAGAGATCTTTTTGCGCGAACTTTTGTCCAACGCGTCTGATGCGATCGACAAACTGAAATTCAACTCTTTGACTCACCCGTCTTTGCTTCCGGAAAACTGGCAGCCGGCGATCCGCCTGGAGCCAAACTCTGAGACCAAGACCCTGAAGATCATCGATAACGGTATCGGCATGACCCAGGAAGAAGTTGTCGAGTTCATCGGCACCATCGCCCGTTCCGGCGCCAAAGCCTTCATGCAGATGAATGCGGAAATGAAGACCAAACCGGAACTGATCGGTCAATTCGGTGTGGGCTTCTATTCTGCTTTTATGGTCGCGGACCGCGTGACCCTGCACACACAAAAAGCTGGCAGCAATGACGGCACGGTGTGGGAATCCATGGGGGATGGAACATATTCACTGGACAGCGTTCCCCGTCCGGAAGGCACTGGCACCACCATCACTTTGCACATGAAGGACTTCAAGGAAGAAGACGAAGTCCAGAATTTCACCGACAAGTGGGTCCTGAAATCCCTGGTGAAAAAGTATTCTGACTTTATCGCTCACCCAATCAAGATGATGGGCGAAACGGAAGAAGAAACACTGAACTCGCAAAAAGCTCTTTGGTTGAAATCCCCATCCGAAGTGACCAAAGAAGAATACAAGGAATTCTATCAGCATTTGACCCATGACTGGAACGAGCCTCTGCGCACGGTTCACTATCGCGCGGAAGGCACGATGGAATTCAATGCCCTTCTTTATGTTCCTGGCAAAAAGCCATGGAACTACAACATGCGCGACATGGAATACGGCCTGAGCCTTTACATCAAGCGTGTGTTTATCATGGCTGACTGCAAAGACCTTCTGCCTCCTTACCTGCGTTTTGTAAAAGGCCTGGTGGACAGCAGTGATTTGTCTTTGAACGTATCCCGTGAATTGCTTCAGCAGGACCGTCAGGTCACGCAGATCCGCAAGAACGTGACCAATAAGGCTCTTTCCACTTTGAAAGATCTTTTGACCAAAGAGCGCTCAGCTTATGAAGACTTCTGGACTGAATTTGGTGCGACTTTGAAAGAAGGTCTGCCGTCCGACGCGGCTAACAAAGAAAAGCTTCAGGATCTGTTGCTGTTCCACTCCACGTCCTCTGACAAGATGACGACTATGGATGAATACGTGGCGCGCATGAAAGAAACCCAGAAGGATATTTACTATATTACGGGCGATTCCCTTTCCCAGGTTTCAAACAGCCCGTACCTTGAGAAGCTGAAAGAAAAAGGCTTTGAGGTTCTGTTGCTGGTGGATCCGGTGGACGAATGGGTTGTCGATGCTTTGAGTGAATTCAAAGGCAAAAAACTGCAATCCATCATGCGTGAAGGTCTGGACCTGGACACGGCTGAAGAAAAACAGCAAAAGGAACAGGAAAAGAAACAGGCCGAAGTCACTTTGAAACCTGTATTGGAATCCATGAAGAAGACTTTGGAAAGCGATGTGAAAGACGTGGTTCTTTCAGACCGCTTAACGAACACCCCAGCGTGTCTGGTGGCTTCTTCTGCCGACCCTTCCGCACACATGCAAAAACTGATGGCGCAAATGGGGAAAGAGTACGCGGGTCAGCAGGTCAAACGCATCATGGAGATCAACCCGAACCACCCGGTGTTTGAAAAGATGCTGAAGGCTTCTCCAGAGCAGCAAACCAAATGGGCGGAAATCCTTTATGCCCAGGCTTTGCTGACCGAAGGCTCCAACCTTCCCGACCCAGTGAAGTTCTCTCAGCAGATCGCGGAACTGATGGTGCAGGCTGCGGATAGTACCAAACACTAA
- a CDS encoding peroxiredoxin, with translation MAAKIELGKKVPNFKIPSSSGETLSLSSLKGKKVVLYFYPKDSTPGCTIEGIEFNDLLAQFKKQNAVVFGVSRDSLKSHDKFICKYDFKFELLSDEDEELCQLFDVIKEKNMYGKKVMGIERSTFVIDEDQKLVGEFRKIKAQGHAAEMLKFIKDL, from the coding sequence ATGGCCGCTAAAATTGAACTTGGTAAAAAAGTCCCTAACTTCAAAATCCCATCCTCCAGCGGAGAGACATTGAGTCTGTCTTCGTTGAAGGGGAAAAAGGTCGTGCTTTATTTTTACCCGAAGGACAGCACTCCGGGCTGCACGATAGAAGGCATTGAATTCAACGATCTTCTGGCGCAATTTAAAAAGCAAAATGCCGTGGTCTTTGGTGTTTCCCGCGACAGTCTGAAGTCCCATGACAAGTTCATCTGCAAGTATGATTTCAAGTTTGAACTTTTGTCCGACGAAGATGAAGAGCTGTGCCAGCTGTTTGATGTCATCAAAGAAAAGAACATGTACGGCAAGAAAGTGATGGGCATTGAGCGCAGCACGTTCGTGATCGACGAAGATCAGAAACTGGTCGGGGAGTTCCGTAAAATTAAAGCACAGGGCCATGCGGCCGAGATGCTGAAATTCATCAAAGATTTGTAA